A region of the Hydra vulgaris chromosome 12, alternate assembly HydraT2T_AEP genome:
GATTCAGAAATTTCAGATAATCTTTATTATTTCACAAAGATTTTGTTAGAATTAGATTATacttatttaacatttattcaattaaaaatcataACTGTAATTACCAAATTGCGCGCAAATTCTTTCTTAAAATTTCTTTGCTAgcacgtttttaaaatttcttttctaaagtttcTTTGCTAGTACGTTTTTCCAATTTTCTTTGCTAGAAAGAAAATGACTTTTACTTGTGCGACTTCTATCCTAAAAAAGTCTTTGctagcaagttttttatttttctttgccAGAAAGGATATATGTATTTCTTTCTTCTTTTCTATCCTTCAATTATTCTATCATAGTATTCTTctacataaacttaaaaattatggtaTTAAAAATTCTAACTTAGTTTGATTTAgaagttatttaacaaacagAAAACATCATTATGATAGAAAAATAATGATGTTTTCTGTCACATAATGATGGAAAAACGGATTTAGCGTCCCGCAAGGATCAATCCTAGAACCTTGcttatttctcatttatataaatgatttgagtaaattttttaaatattgtaaattcaATTCTATTTGCAAACGATactaacatattttattcaaatgaagaaattaatattttatttgaaacaataaacAAAGAACTTTAATTGAAACTTGAACTGCAAAATTAAATGAATGTTTATAGCGAATAAACCAAATAGCACACacaatgtaatatattttattcattttatactgttttaaacattaaaatatctaaaaatagtcATAATCAGAGAAGAAATAAGAAACATATCGTTTTTGGCGCTAAAACTTTTCCCGCGTCAAAATATGGTAGACCAGACAATATTTTCTGGTGACAAACGAATAACGCCCAGCTGGATATTGATGTGTCATTGCGTACGGTACAAAGAACGTTACATGAAGCCAAACATCTGAGGTATGCAAAGGTATGGCGtatgcaaacaaacatttatcTTGTCCACCTGATTGGGCTTAATTATTTGGTCTGATGAGAAGAAATTTAATCTTGATGGTCCAGattgatattaatattattgaaatggCTTACAAAAAGAGCCCGAGAATTTCTTGTCCAGGCAAAATATCATGATTTGGGGTGCATTTTCCAAGGCTGGATTATCTGAATTAATGTTCTTAGAAGGGAAAAAAACAGGTGAAGACACTCTCTGAATACTTATTACACTCTCTGAATACTTAATGCCTTATGGGCATGCAAATTATAGACATAAGTTTGTCTTTATCCATGATAACGCATCGATACATACGGCAAAGACCGTAATGGAGTTTGTAACGGAACATGACATCCAGTTGTTTGATCATACAGCGCTGTCACCCGACTTGAGtccaattgaaaatatttgggGTTACTTGTCTTGTCACGTGTATGCAAATGGAAAACAACACAGTAACGTCACAAAACTGAAAATGGCCATCCAGATGGAATGGAACAAAATCCCCCAGTCTTTGCTTGAAACGCTCATTTCCTCGATGCCTAAGCGTTGCATTCAGGTTATTATgaagaaaagtaaaaagattgaCTATTTGGCACATgatgtatttttcattttattcattttttgttttttaaatgtttaaaacaaaaacgaagacgatatttttttttctgcattttatttcttgtcttaaattgtgtaaaatatttacagttgtTGCAAAAAGTCTGTTGGATtcgtgtttttttaacaaattcaaaGTTTAAATGGACACAGTGTCTCTAATACATCTCACAGtttatcaaaacattatttaaaattacataacaGTAATGTAGTTCAGTTTTACATATCACTAATATCTGCTACACTGTTCCTTATTCTTAATTACTTCAGCAATTCTCGCAGGCATAGAATTTACGAGATTTCTACAAACATCAGCTGTTATGTCTGTGCACCACACACGTGTAATGATGGCACAAAGATCACCTAAATTTGATGGTTTCTCTTTAtcaatctttagtttaattATATGCCACAAGTTTTATGGGGTTAAGGCCTGGGCTCTGCCTCGGCCAAGGACCTAGAACCTCAACCCCATGAGCTCGAAGCCAGATTTTCACAAAAGCTGCTTGATATCAGGGAGCACCGTCATGCATAAACAGTTTGCAGTTATGAATCTGCATAACTGTCAAAAGCTTTTCATCCAGTATGGTAATGTATTTCTGTGCATTCATAGTGGTATTTTGTGGGAGAAAGTAGTGGGAGCCTCGGCCAGACGCTGAGAAGCTGCCCTATACTATCAAGTATGCTGCATTTTTAACAGTTCGAATGCAAAACTTTGAATCAAATCTTTTATTGGTAGGACGACGAACATATCTTGGTGCTGCAGAAAACAACTTTATGATACTTCTGTCACTAAACATTACTTCATTCCGCATTTCACTAGTGCAATGTTTGAATTTCATGCAAAAAAGTAACCTATCACGAACGTTCTTCTTCGGTAACAGTGGTTTTCGTCCAGGTCGGAACGCTTTTAGATTAAAAGTGTCACTCAAACCTCGTCGAATGGTTCTTGCCTAACTCTGTGTGGTAACTCTGTGACTTGCTACGGCAGAGGATGATATCATTAGATTCTTAAACACGTGTTGTTTTATCGCTCGATCGTATCGTAGCAGGAGTTGTAACCTTAGGGTGTTCGGTTCGACGTTTTAATTTCACATCACCTGTCTCTCGCCAATATTTCATTTTCGATGACACAACTTGCTGGGAAACATTAAGATGTTGTGCCGCAGCTGCAGCATAACATCCTATTGTTTCCCAGCAAGTTTAAGCTGTGTAAAACTCGAGTTAACTAATGCAACAATCTGACCACGTTTTTTAGTAGAAAATTCcatttttggtataaaattattgatctaaagtaaacaaagaacacaatataaacaaataagaaatgaaactatttcatttctttaaataaaagattatctCAATTAGTTCAATCAAAAAAACCAACAGCATTGTGGTTCATTTCtttcaataacaacaacaacaacaacaacaacaacaacaacaacaacaacaacaacaacaacaacaataacaacaacaacaacaagaagcttaaaacagaaaaatgaCGCAAAATACAGTTATATTTGAGCATACAACACACTTTTGGCCACAACTGTATTAATAATTGTGTTAAATTTAATACGTTCATGCacctatttttattactaaattattgCATGTGCTATTTGTTTGGTGCAGACtgtatctataaatataaaaaaaaaatatatattctcttCCATCGTCTTCATGAAAATGAACTCATTCCTTTAAAATTTCCTAATCTCCTTATTAATAACTCTTGTATCATAAGAGAGAGATCATTGTTGTTTTTAGGTgttgttttagatgaaaatttGACGTGGAGGAAGCACAAAGAtataatccaaaataaaatttcgaaaaatattGGTCTACTATACAAAGCTAAGCAGTTGTTAGACTAAAcctgtttgaaataaatttgtttttcttttatttattgctaCCTAAATTACGCAAACGTTGCCTGCTGTAGTATTaacgtaactaaaataaataaactgctTAGCAAACAAAAGCATGCTTTAACAACAATTGGAAATGAAGATCGCTTCTCACACACTAAACtccaatttattaaatttaatattctcaACGTATTTCAACTTAACTTTTATCATATTCTTATgttcaaagttaataaaaagcaGCACCTatcttatttaacttaatttttgaaaaaataaatcatctatACCCAACACGTTTTTCAGCAAGCAATTACATTCAACAGAAAATCTATTACTCTGCTACTAAGTTTTCAATTACAAATAGAGGTCCTAAACTATGGAACACGCTTTTGAATAATGAGCTAAAAAccatttcttcttttaaacaatttaaaagtatactttagcaaaaacttttgataaatgaTGAATTCTAAAGTTTTTGATTAGGAGTAAACACGTtcgttttatttaatttatttgcttatttaactttttttttttaattggataacaatttgatttaaaaagttaaaacaattttaaaaaaaattaaaacaaatcttttattaaactttttaaagataaaaaaaaaattaaaattctgttatatttgtatatactttTAGATAAATTACACTGTTATATAGCGTAAATTACAAGACATATGTCTTGTAATTTAATGAAGTTacgttgtttttgtttttttattattgaaatttttatttaaatggacTTGGCGATAAGACCAAATTTGTCTTTTTCTCACCCAGGTCATgtgttaatatatttgtattgcttaatttttgtaacttttttctttttattggcgaaatacataattaattaaatagcaaAGACATTATAAAACTATATCCCCGGGGAAGTTGGGGTACAGTAGATCgaggggcacagtgaataagaggcattttctcaaagattagaattttgtttatcttgataatgtaatcattttatGTGTTCATATATCAGccatctttatttatagttgttacCACATAATTTTAGATTAACGGTTTTTGGTAGATAATGCttgtttttagctaactaaagtaaattttcttaccGTCCTTATGTTTGTTATGGAGATCATGGTTGAAACAATTTCAAAACTTGAAGTTTTTCAATcgaattattgatatttatactTCTTTTTAGTGGTTTAGCTTTTCTTTTAGCAACACTCATGTCCCAAGAAATTATACTTAATTTGTTATGGTGGGACACAGTGAATTGGGGAACAGTGAATAGGTTGTTTAAAAATGCTCCATTAATGAtcttaaagattaaattcattcatttttaacaaacaaattacctgaaaatgaatttattagttattaatattagaatttataattttttaattttttaatatttttataagttttgttatcaataaaattcttttttttttttcttgattatcaAACTGTCTATTATTCAGATTTTATACTAATCTAATTAATAAGAGTATGCCAAAAGTATAGTGTACAGTGTCATTAGTCTCTCAGCCTCAAAGTTACTTGGCTATGTCCCTATTCATTATCATTAATGTCATAAAATGGTTCAGAAGTTATTTATCaaaccgtaaacagtttgtttttagtaataataattattctaatgagtttttaaatatttcatgtggCGTTACCCAAGGCTCCATTTTAGGACCCCTgttgttcttgatttatataaacgacctaaataaagcctcaaatttaataagtatcatgtttgctgatgataccaaCTTATTTCTTTCCAATAATGATATTTACAAACTCTTCTCTAGCATGAACGagcaacttaaaaatatatccaAGTGGTTCAAATGCAATAAACTAATTCTAAacagtaacaaaacaaaatggattctgTTCCATCCTGTCTCAAAAATAGCTTTTGGGTGTCACAAAGTTTTTGGgtgtttttcttgatgaaaacatcacatggaaagcacatattgactatattagcacaaaaatttccaaaagcattggaattttatataaatccagaacaaatttaagtaaaaaaagtttaacccAAATCTACTACTCATTTAcacatagttatttaaattatgcaaatattgtatgCGGAAgcacagaaaaaagtaagttacaaTGTCTTTACCGCCGTCAGAAGCATGCGATtcgtttaattaattttgcagATTGATACACTcatttcaaaccttttttttattgaaatgaaaattctcaatatatatgagcttaatGTGTTTAATGTCCTATGCctatgtggaaaaatgacttatCCTTATCTGTCTTTAAAGATCTCTTTTGTgataaaccaataaataaatacacacaataaaataattttctcataTATGAACCTTTTTGTCGAAccaagtttaataagttttgtatTGCTTATCGCGCACCGTATCTTTGGAATAAGATTgttttgtcaaattttgatatatttcaCACTTATCCCACTttcaaatataaactgaaaaattttattttatctattgatGACGTAGTCAAGTACTTCTAATTGATACTTTGTAATCTTTGtttagaacttttattttattgtaaaatacgctttatgaaacattttaatttttgtttttatcttatatatataaatgatatagaTTCTATATATAGTAACGTCAGATTTATTTACAcgaaattctattttatttatatagcaTCGTCAGATTTATTTACACTgcttattgaaattaatttttattcaattttgttttgctGTAAAATGTCTAAAGCtgtaaaggttctgatgataagatcattatgatcttctttcagataccttgtttgtttgtttgtaaaataCGACAAATGTAAacgagcaaaaaaaaaagaaatataagataACGGGTGAACAGTaaaatttgagatttttttaacggtttttgttttttaattttttttttttgtgcactGATTCATTTATTGTTTCTATTTTAGAGCCCACTCTCTGTAGCTGCTGCTGGCAAAGTTTTATGAAGGTATTCTTACTATTTTGTAATCTACATCAAAATGAAGCGTGAAAGTTTGATTGATTGTGTGTACAGGTATTGTGATTCGCATTTCAAGGAAGGTAGAAAAGTCGTCGTGGATcattatttgaaagaaaatcaCCCAAGAGCAAGCATTTACAGATACATTTCAATGTTGGAAAAAGGCAAATCAAAACTTTGTGTTGTTGGTTTTGGtcgaaaagctaaaaaaatgactaaaaccAATATTACCAAGTTAAAAAGCATGATTGATGGTTGTTCTGGCATTTCCAGCCAACAAATTGCTCAAAAGCTCAAGAGCAGCCAATCTCACGCCTTGTATACAATTCAGCAACACACAAATATTGTTTACCGAAAAAAACAGACCATTCCAGCCCGTACTCCTGAGCAAGTGTCCAAGTTACAAACATGTTGTGGCAGATtttgtagaaaattttataGGTGTGATTTCATAATTGATGATGAATAATACTTTACATTTTCTCACTCTGATAAGAACTCAAACATTGGGTCAAGCAATCCAATAGCATTTTCTTGTGGTGTAAAATACAAGTCCAAAGCAAAGTTTGAAAAGAAAATGCTTGAATGGTTAgcaatttcttaaaaaacatcATCCTAAGGGTAATTTTGTGTTTCAAAAATAAGTCATTTGATTATAAATCTACgagctgttttttattttatcgaaAAGTATTGATCCACTGCAAAGTTAgagcatttcaaaaaaaatctcaaattttACTGTTCACCCGTTAATCATTTggcactaaatttttttattaaacttcttcgcttccaacaaagctgcaagcaatcactattagagttggaagttattgtgaaaatatgaagtttatgAAGCAAGATCACgattataagtttataaagcaaagtaaagtttataaagcaagataaagtttataaagcaagataaagtttataaagcaagataaagtttataaagcaagataaagtttataaagcaagataacgatgagcagacgacttaaaagattgtaaattatatgaatcaggaaaacaagatgaagggagtgaattccaaagaactgatgttcgaggaaaaaaattagacaaataagaatttttggagcacttacgaacagtcacagtaaaaacatgaaacttaattgaatgaccaataacacgagaatgagttttagtagcATGCACAAGAGGCGCTAGCTCTTTAGCGCCCTTTATAAAATACGCTAGCTCTTTTgcgcccattatagtatttatagaaaagaaaaagaaaagcaacatttcgactatgtgacaatggttgaagaTTGTCTGCAAGAGCAGGtataactatgtttacaatgcgtttttgcgcCTTGTCTAAAAGAGCAATCATTCGAAGATCCGCTTCAattatggcaacagtattccatacaaggatgtatttaaaatttatagagatataGAATAAAATCCGGAGTCAGAAAGTGGCAAGCTCggtaaagagatgcaaccttagcagatgctaattttgctattgatttgatatattctcaaaaaattatcattataactttttaatcaattaaaatatgaaactaaATCGTTAATagtatgatattattaaaatgtgaTAATATTTACGAACGTATGAGGGGTGcattgtatagtttttttttttaataataaagctacctttataataatcatttttgtttttaaagaaattggcTATGATGATGATAGCcatttttatagaaaactttTGTAAGCTTTGTACGTTTTCCATAATGATTCGGCTAAAGAAGAACTAAAAACCTATTCTCCAAGTTAATTGCTGTAAAATATTGTTCATTGAAACTCAGCATACATGGATGATCCTGACCCTGGAAATCGATTGCTTGATGATGATTAGAATATGTGTAAATTATGTGAGCACTGGTGCCATTTACCGTTCGGCAAATacgataaacaaaaatttacttgtATGTGACTATGGTGTAGGGTctttttaaagctaaaaagaCTGTATGACTTGCcaacaattgtcaaaataaTTCAGACTAACCCTATTTTGTTGAACAAATTAATGGAAAGTCTCTAGTAAAATcgtaatatagaaaaaaacttgTCACCTTGTTTCATTAAcgttataattaattataatataaggACCTTCTCaaagtattactttttttgGAGAACATCTTATATGAGGGAtgtacaatttcatttttttaagattagttatattaagtgtttttaaacatttcatagttgttaaaaaaaaaacaacttacaaATGAAAGCttgatttttaacaaagaattaatatattttgcacaaattataaatattgtatatccTGTTATTTTCGTCTTTTGCGTACTACCCTTGGGATTGTTAGAGGAGTGGCATGTTTtgaaatcttaaataatttttattcaaaacgcaattattttgaattaaaaaaaaatttaaacattaagaacgatttaaaaaatatttgtcattttagtaaactttacagaattacattaaaagtaaaatatttacattattataatcatataatttattatatacacTATAAACATAATCgacattataaatacattaaaaaagtatgaaCTAGGAATGGGGTTTACCCATTAGGAATGGGTTTAATTGGGGTTTAGGAATGGGCGATACAGATAACAAATCATGTCAAGGTTATATGTATTATTTCAAGACATAACACATTGACCCTGACTCTTggtcttatcttttttttttgctttctttaaaatatttctatcaTGGATAGCCATGTCATCTTTAGTAACGTAATTAATTCTTGTTCTTTTTTGGTCTTCAGCAGAAAGCATGCCAAAAGAACGAGGTTTTATATTTTCCAcattttctatactttttcctgCCACTCGTCGTCCGTCAATCATTTGATAATTTCTTTTAGGAGTTGAAACCTCTATTCCTAGTTTAAGGTTTGCAACGGCATcgtttttagatttatattttatggtatTATTAAGACTCGCATCTGATTTAGttcttttgttattattttcacgTTCGTTATTTCGACCAACGATTCGAGATTTGGTGGTGTCTAGTGATTCAGTCGATTTAGTTATTGTAAAgttattatcaattattttttttacagaaatttgAAAACTGTTTTGAGAAGTGCTAAAATTTTCCCGTCTTTCAGATTGTTTACGTTTATCTACTTCAAAGTCAGAATAATAGTCGTCCCGTTTACGACGACGACGGCGTTGTCTTTCAGCTTGAACTAGTTTTTCGATAGAAGCATTTCCATTTATATGAGTTATATTCCCATACTTATTACGTTCattagtttttaattgattCCTTTGAACAACTTCATGTCGAGTTATTGATTCTTTCGGCGGAACCATGTCAATCCATACCTCGGTGCTTAACTTAGATCTATGTCTCGGTGGAACTCTTAATACTGGCTTTTCACTATGTTTGTTACTCGGCGGAAAACATGGTAACTCTTTTTTTGAAGATATGGACACTTTTGATGAATTTGACTTTGTATCTTCGCGGTCACTGTCATCTATATAACCTTCTTTTGCAATATTACGAATCATATCTCCAATTTTTTCAGCAGCAGCTAATCCGTATTTATCAAGAGAACTACGATAACTAGTTTTTGACCGAAATTCAATAAGTTTTCTTACGGGCTCCGGACTCATACTGTTTGACATAATATATGTACTATTCATGGAATCTGGAGGTTTTAATGACCTATTTTTCGATGTAGAACGCGGAGGATACTTGGTGCTTGTTGGATTAGGAGGAAGCGTACCTTTACTACAACTTGAAGAACAATAAATTTCGccatttttaggtaaaaaaggTTGTCCTAGCAATGATAGTCCACACGTAAAACAGCTGAAGCATTTTTCATTTGCATGCCAATGTTGACTGCCGTGTGCCATCTGTCCAACATCAATACCAATAGGTTCGCCACAAGCATCACAAAATTCTGCAAACATCTTTTCGAAACATTTGCAACATATTGGTCTGTTATCTCGCATAACATAACATTTGTGGTGATAGTTTTTGACTGAAAAATGACCAATGTGCCAAAATTGTCCTTCCGCTTCGGTACACTCATCggaaaaaattatctaaattttaatgaagaaatttttttaactatgaaaacaaatttttatttatattgtacattttatttacagcataactaaaaatttataaaacctaCTAAAAAAAGCATGATAATTAGTATACCTCATCACAAGCAGAACACCTCGGCTTCATTAGCTCGGCATGATGACGGCCACAGTAAACGCGACCTTGTAATTAATTCCAttcatgagaaaaatcaaaattttttaaaattatttggttccataaaaaagctccacgaaaagaaatgcaaaatttaccaaagtttgtttgaaattttggttgtttaataaaattatcatttcttaaagaatatttatttttttcttttaaagaatataaatcaaaaaaagaagctGGAGAtgagttggttttacatttaaacataaaacaaagaacattataaacatttacttgatatatattaaaaacattcatgttaAATAAGAGTGGCCTTGAGtgagtaaaacaatttttgaaatttataagacGTGCAATATGCTTTGCTGACAATAAAGTggctttaatttacttttatgggtactaccccatgcaatattggcataattaatatgacagtgtataaaagagtaatatagttgagttaatgaatgtttgtttaaaacgcttcttgctttatataaaactccgatgctttttgcaattttgttgcataaatgtCCGATGTGATTCTTCCATGATAGATTTTCATCTTCAATGATACCTAAGAAATTTGTGAaaattactctttttatttgaatattatcaatatgaagAAGAGGCATATTACttggaagtaaatgttttttaaattgtggatgaaagaaaatccatttagttttatcaatcttgagtgaaagtttatttgacttGAACCAGTCTGATATTTTTGATAGTTCAATGTTCatatcataaaaatgtttattgatgttattattagATAGGAATaggtttgtatcatcagcaaacattatagttgttaattttGAGACTTCATGGAGATCGTTAACATAAATCAGAAATAATAAGGGCCCTAATACAGATCCCACCACAGGTTATATTAGATAATCTTGTGAAGAAGATCCGTCGACATAGACAAATTGTTTGCGatgttttaaatagctttttagtagttttaacgCATTACCGGTGATACCATAAtgctcaagttttttaaacagtatttcatagtaaaatatgtCGAAAAACCTTAGATAGGTCTATAAAGACGCCTAAAGTAAACTCTGACTTTTCGAATGAATCAGTTATACTACGAGTAAGATGAATTATTGCATGTTCAGTAGAGTTACTTCTtttaaaaccgtattgatttttgtaaagtatattattaacagCAAGATGATTAGATATTTGGTTAAACagaattctttctaaaatttttgaaaaaacagagagGATAGATATTGGTCGGTAATTAGGGGAGAGTGGGGTATTGGCGAACACCTAAGCGGGAATGCGAATTAAAGACACCAGTTATACAAAATTGATCATATTTATTGCTTATCAATTAGTTTAACTACTCAGTCACAAACCCtcaaaaggaatttttaaaaatcttattataaaataaaaatttatgccaGAAATAAAACCATTGGTGTTCGGAATTACCCTGCCTGCGTGGTAATTCCAAACACATTGGGGGGCAATCACAAGCACTGTTGTGTAATAGCGAATAAAAAGCTAATTGTAATAACTAAGtctaaaaactatattatgCGACGAACGAAAAAAAAGGAGTGACTTTATTTCCAAAGAAGCTACAACAGAGTGTTACTCAagaaaaaagttacataaaaaattatcagaaaaaCACAAATCAAATTATAGTGAACAACATCCGCAGCTTCATTACACTACTGCACGTCTGGAACTGAGCATAGGATCCCTTCTCagcaggtaaaaaaaaattgtcgaatttatttttttacaatgctGTTTTGACCATGTTCGGAGTTACCCCGCGTTCGCCATtaccccactctcccctacTGACATTTGACGGTTCACCTCCTTTAAATATAGGCTTTATTTTGGCTATTTTCAATTGATCGGGGAAAATTCCTTGATttatagaacatttaaaaactttaaaaagaatacgTTTTATGGTATCTCGTGAATCTATGACTATATTACAATTAATATCATCAGGACCAACtgctttattagttttaagcattttaaaagcacTTTTAAATTCTGAAGAAGATACTTCAAATTTATCTAAATTAGAGATTAATGGAAACACGTAATCATTTATTGGATTAAtcatatttgtaatatttttggcTAAATTAGGGCCAACAGACacgaaatatttatttaattttcttgctATTTGTTTGGGTTCATATTAAAATACGCCATCAACTTTTATAGTGTTAGGCACagaacataattttaatttactatttccAGTAATTTGACTTATAATTTGTCAATGTGCATtttgaattatgtttatatttttctagtaaATCATAGTAAtatcgttttttaaattgttttctttgcaaaaaacattttagcgtaatttttataaataactttattttctggtgttggtttttttaagtactttatatacagtttttgctttatttttgagGATTTCCTAAGATCTTTATTGACCCA
Encoded here:
- the LOC100210408 gene encoding protein prickle isoform X5; translated protein: MKPRCSACDEIIFSDECTEAEGQFWHIGHFSVKNYHHKCYVMRDNRPICCKCFEKMFAEFCDACGEPIGIDVGQMAHGSQHWHANEKCFSCFTCGLSLLGQPFLPKNGEIYCSSSCSKGTLPPNPTSTKYPPRSTSKNRSLKPPDSMNSTYIMSNSMSPEPVRKLIEFRSKTSYRSSLDKYGLAAAEKIGDMIRNIAKEGYIDDSDREDTKSNSSKVSISSKKELPCFPPSNKHSEKPVLRVPPRHRSKLSTEVWIDMVPPKESITRHEVVQRNQLKTNERNKYGNITHINGNASIEKLVQAERQRRRRRKRDDYYSDFEVDKRKQSERRENFSTSQNSFQISVKKIIDNNFTITKSTESLDTTKSRIVGRNNERENNNKRTKSDASLNNTIKYKSKNDAVANLKLGIEVSTPKRNYQMIDGRRVAGKSIENVENIKPRSFGMLSAEDQKRTRINYVTKDDMAIHDRNILKKAKKKDKTKSQGQCVMS